The proteins below come from a single Oenanthe melanoleuca isolate GR-GAL-2019-014 chromosome Z, OMel1.0, whole genome shotgun sequence genomic window:
- the SREK1IP1 gene encoding protein SREK1IP1 encodes MALPGGNKDNIRAGCKKCGYPGHLTFECRNFLRVDPQRDIVLDVSSTSSEDSEEEELQRLQAMREKKNLNEEEEKKKQKRKSKEKTKLKRPRKRSSSSSSAEEDEPKSKKQKSHKKEKGKKHKSKKGKHHKKEKKKRRKEKSSSSNSSDSSSSD; translated from the exons GTGGAAATAAGGATAATATCAGAGCTGGATGCAAGAAGTGTGGCTATC ctGGTCACCTGACATTTGAATGTCGAAACTTCCTCCGAGTAGATCCTCAAAGAGATATTGTTCTAGATGTTAGCAGCACTAGCAGTGAGGACAGCGAGGAAGAGGAACTACAGAGATTACAAGCTATGCGTGAAAAAAAGA ATTtaaatgaagaggaagaaaaaaagaaacaaaaaagaaaaagcaaagagaaaacaaaattaaaaagaccAAGGAAAAG ATCTTCCTCATCAAGTTCTGCAGAAGAGGATGAGCCGAagtcaaaaaaacaaaaatcacacaaaaaagaaaaggggaaaaagcatAAATCTAAGAAAGGAAAGCAtcataaaaaggagaaaaagaagagaagaaaggaaaaaagttccTCTTCTAACAGTTCAGACAGTTCGAGCAGTGACTGA